The following proteins are encoded in a genomic region of Dasypus novemcinctus isolate mDasNov1 chromosome 21, mDasNov1.1.hap2, whole genome shotgun sequence:
- the H3-3B gene encoding histone H3.3, with translation MARTKQTARKSTGGKAPRKQLATKAARKSAPSTGGVKKPHRYRPGTVALREIRRYQKSTELLIRKLPFQRLVREIAQDFKTDLRFQSAAIGALQEASEAYLVGLFEDTNLCAIHAKRVTIMPKDIQLARRIRGERA, from the exons ATGGCCCGAACCAAGCAGACTGCTCGTAAATCCACTGGTGGGAAAGCTCCCCGCAAACAGCTGGCCACTAAGGCTGCCCGGAAAAGCGCCCCCTCTACCGGCGGGGTGAAGAAACCCCATCGTTACAG GCCCGGAACCGTTGCGCTTCGAGAGATTCGTCGCTACCAGAAATCCACCGAGCTTCTGATCCGGAAGCTGCCTTTCCAGAGATTGGTGAGGGAGATCGCCCAGGACTTCAAAACTGACTTGAGGTTTCAGAGCGCGGCCATTGGTGCGCTTCAG GAGGCTAGCGAAGCATACCTGGTGGGTTTATTTGAAGATACTAATCTCTGTGCCATCCACGCTAAGAGAGTCACCATCATGCCCAAAGACATCCAGTTGGCTCGCCGGATACGGGGAGAGAGAGCTTAA